One genomic region from Capillibacterium thermochitinicola encodes:
- a CDS encoding GNAT family N-acetyltransferase, protein MPLLSLKKTSPADCQVTVTKVQTKRDWRVFINLPWLLYKNDPYWVPPLKAEMWDTVNPKKNPLMKLGPYQYFIAWVNGQPAGRIGTGIDEKLNREKNKKEGYITLFESINDYRVAKELFDHATAWLKERGMTAVTGPQSPSNGDDYRGLLIKGFDSEPVLLNSYNPPYYVDFFERYGFTKFFDRFAFYYDLSKPVTKRFEESVAALKKRYRFTTRNLDLKNLDRELVGIQKLLVRSWPENWPDMVPPSLPEIQDEVDKLLPVADKDLLVVAVDEQGEIIGLAIALPDYNQVFKRLNGRLFPLGFIKFLWYRRKIDGGRSLILMVDPAYHKKGVSAAMYLHMFESALQKGYRYGEGSTIHEFNTKMVNDAIRAGGVLYKIYRIYKKDL, encoded by the coding sequence ATGCCACTGTTAAGCCTGAAAAAAACATCCCCCGCCGATTGCCAGGTCACCGTCACCAAAGTCCAGACCAAACGGGACTGGCGTGTCTTTATCAACCTTCCTTGGCTTCTTTATAAGAACGATCCCTACTGGGTGCCGCCACTGAAAGCCGAAATGTGGGACACCGTCAATCCGAAAAAAAACCCCCTTATGAAGTTGGGTCCTTATCAGTACTTCATTGCCTGGGTGAACGGGCAACCGGCTGGTCGGATTGGGACCGGCATCGATGAGAAGCTCAACCGGGAGAAAAATAAAAAAGAAGGATACATTACCCTCTTTGAATCGATCAATGATTATCGCGTCGCCAAAGAATTGTTCGATCACGCTACAGCCTGGTTGAAAGAACGGGGAATGACCGCCGTCACCGGCCCCCAGTCCCCGTCCAACGGCGACGACTACCGGGGGTTACTGATTAAAGGTTTCGATTCGGAACCGGTCTTATTGAATTCCTATAACCCCCCCTACTATGTGGACTTCTTTGAACGTTACGGTTTTACCAAATTCTTTGACCGCTTCGCCTTTTACTACGATCTCTCAAAACCGGTCACCAAACGGTTCGAAGAATCCGTCGCCGCCCTCAAGAAACGGTACCGCTTTACCACCCGTAACTTGGACCTGAAAAACCTGGACCGTGAATTGGTCGGCATCCAAAAACTGCTGGTCCGTTCCTGGCCGGAGAACTGGCCCGATATGGTTCCGCCCAGCTTACCCGAGATCCAGGACGAGGTGGACAAATTGCTTCCGGTTGCCGACAAGGACTTACTGGTGGTTGCCGTGGACGAACAGGGCGAAATTATCGGTCTGGCCATTGCCCTTCCCGACTATAACCAGGTGTTCAAACGGCTAAACGGACGGCTTTTCCCCCTCGGCTTTATCAAATTCCTTTGGTACCGAAGGAAGATCGACGGTGGACGCAGCCTGATTTTGATGGTCGATCCGGCTTACCACAAAAAAGGCGTTTCCGCTGCCATGTATCTGCATATGTTTGAAAGCGCCTTGCAAAAGGGCTATCGGTATGGGGAAGGTTCAACCATCCACGAATTCAACACGAAAATGGTCAACGACGCCATCCGGGCGGGCGGTGTTCTCTACAAGATCTACCGGATTTACAAAAAGGACTTATAA